A single Nomascus leucogenys isolate Asia chromosome 14, Asia_NLE_v1, whole genome shotgun sequence DNA region contains:
- the TBC1D28 gene encoding LOW QUALITY PROTEIN: TBC1 domain family member 28 (The sequence of the model RefSeq protein was modified relative to this genomic sequence to represent the inferred CDS: substituted 6 bases at 6 genomic stop codons) produces the protein MEMDEDPDILPTQGQGNIIITKYEQGCXAGAAVDTEHERVNIWKFTSRLWVVWPASSSLFSKVLLSRSMYKGIPLVXGRAXSLLLDIEKVKSQNPGNTRXGPPTLVLKEKGKRSSRVIHRIKVDVSHTLQNHKMFRVFPGSDIPGPCAHTHRHGCLSGVSALLENSVFVTHQDVQVGYHRDLSHITAILLLYLLEEDAFWVLAQLLASERHSLXGRWTAYSTAQILPRFRGSYRTRRRCCTSPSXRS, from the exons ATGGAGATGGATGAGGACCCGGATATCCTGCCCACCCAGGGGCAGGGCAACATCATCATTACTAAGTATGAGCAG GGATGCTGAGCTGGGGCAGCAGTGGACACAGAGCATGAGCGTGTCAACATCTGGAAATTCACCAGTCGCCTCTGGGTTGTGTG GCCAGCCTCGAGCTCCCTCTTCTCCAAGGTCCTG CTGTCTCGAAGCATGTACAAAGGCATTCCCCTGGTGTGAGGCCGGGCGTGATCACTCCTGCTAGACATTGAAAAAGTCAAGTCCCAGAACCCAGGAAATACAAGGTAAGGCCCTCCCACACTC GTCCTGAAGGAAAAGGGCAAGAGGTCCTCCAGAGTCATCCACCGCATCAAGGTAGATGTCAGCCACACCCTGCAGAACCACAAGATGTTTAGAGTATTCCCGGGCAGCGATATTCCCGGGCCATGTGCCCATACTCACAGGCATGGGTGCCTCTCGGGGGTGTCGGCACTTCTTGAAAATTCAGTGTTTGTGACCCACCAGGACGTA CAGGTGGGCTACCACAGGGACCTGAGCCACATCACCGCCATCCTCCTCCTGTATCTGCTAGAGGAAGATGCTTTCTGGGTGCTGGCTCAGCTGCTGGCCAGTGAGAGGCACTCCCTGTAGGGTAGGTGGACAGCT TATTCTACAGCCCAAATACTGCCCAGATTCAGAGGCTCCTATCGCACCAGGAGAAGGTGCTGCACAAGTCCTTCCTGAAGATCGTGA
- the TBC1D27P gene encoding LOW QUALITY PROTEIN: TBC1 domain family member 3B (The sequence of the model RefSeq protein was modified relative to this genomic sequence to represent the inferred CDS: inserted 1 base in 1 codon; substituted 1 base at 1 genomic stop codon): protein MGQGKERLCIEGSMLTRLLRCFLDGKSFGLTLQLWDVLILEGKQVLTAVAHASFKIHRERLMKLSWSTAWEFQEXLSQSWALEDNTVLRNLQTSMKELTKKHQDLLPPGELKRESSRVSPGIGPLCEGDRLALPSPPAQLXPWDKSLVLPQPGLTGLSPWLRPRPRSTKGLPQNPGQQAALWVAQRIKMWPACFPVRSGLVLHENTCAGTLCHTSTQTWMLGSMVSLLR from the exons ATGGGGCAG GGCAAGGAAAGGCTGTGCATTGAAGGTTCCATGCTGACTAGGCTCCTCCGGTGTTTCCTTGATGGG AAATCCTTTGGGCTCACCCTGCAACTGTGGGATGTGCTCATCTTGGAGGGCAAGCAGGTACTGACAGCCGTGGCGCATGCATCATTCAAAATACACAGGG AGCGCCTCATGAAGCTTTCCTGGAGCACCGCCTGGGAGTTTCAGGAGTGACTCTCTCAGAGCTGGGCCCTGGAGGACAACACAGTCCTCAGGAACCTTCAAACCTCTATGAAGGAACTCACAAAAAAACACCAGGACCTGCTACCCCCAG gagaaCTCAAGCGAGAGTCCTCGAGGGTGTCTCCTGGCATTGGGCCCCTCTGTGAGGGGGACAGATtggccctgcccagcccaccaGCTCAGC CTCCCTGGGACAAAAGCCTtgtcctcccccagcctggcctgACAGGGTTGTCTCCATGGCTGAGGCCAAGACCCCGCAGCACAAAGGGGCTTCCCCAGAACCCAGGGCAGCAGGCTGCTCTCTGGGTGGCCCAGAGGATCAAGATGTGGCCAGCCTGTTTCCCGGTGAGGTCAGGCCTCGTATTACATGAAAATACCTGTGCTGGGACTCTATGCCACACCTCCACACAGACCTGGATGCTGGGATCCATGGTTTCCCTactacga